In Mycobacteriales bacterium, a genomic segment contains:
- a CDS encoding NAD+ synthase: MPRLRIALAQVNTTVGDLSGNADVIVAGTKAAASRSADLVLFPELALTGYPPEDLVLRRSFVDASRAALERLAARLDAEDLGDIVVVTGYVDRCADAIPRVGRPAGEPQNAAAVIHRGSVVARYAKHHLPNYGVFDELRYFVPGDRLPIVRLHGIDVATTICEDLWQDGGPIAVARRAEAGLVLVINGSPYERNKDDVRLELNRTRAAEANATLAYLNLVGGQDELVFDGDSMIVTPDGELLLRAVQFEPDLAVADLELPPARSDLVGDIDALDGTTMRVERVVLDSTTDVDRPSVMSRVAAPLEDCAQVWSALVVGTRDYVRKNRFTSVVIGLSGGIDSAVVATIATDALGPGAVHVVGMPSRYSSSGSVHDAAELARRQNLSWQVIPIETMVDAADKTFGQTDVSALHGLAEENLQARLRGLTLMALSNECGHLVLTTGNKSELATGFSTLYGDSAGGFAPIKDVPKTLVWELARWRNAQALSNGMIEPIPAEIIDKPPSAELAPGQLDSDRLPDYPVLDAVLDDYVERDLGRDELVAAGHDPAVVDRVIRLVDAAEYKRRQYPPGPKITPKNFGRDRRLPITNAWREPAE, encoded by the coding sequence GTGCCCAGGTTGCGGATCGCGCTGGCCCAGGTCAACACCACGGTCGGAGACCTCTCCGGCAACGCCGACGTCATCGTCGCCGGCACCAAGGCGGCGGCTTCCCGATCCGCCGACCTCGTCCTGTTCCCCGAGCTGGCTCTGACCGGCTACCCGCCGGAGGACCTCGTCCTGCGGCGGTCGTTCGTCGACGCATCGCGCGCCGCTCTCGAGCGACTGGCGGCCCGACTCGACGCCGAAGACCTCGGCGACATCGTGGTCGTGACCGGGTACGTCGATCGCTGCGCGGACGCCATCCCACGGGTCGGGCGACCGGCCGGCGAGCCACAGAACGCGGCCGCCGTCATCCACCGCGGGTCGGTGGTGGCGCGCTACGCAAAGCACCACCTGCCGAACTACGGCGTCTTCGACGAGCTCCGCTACTTCGTGCCCGGTGACCGGCTGCCGATCGTGCGCCTGCACGGCATCGACGTCGCCACGACGATCTGCGAGGACCTCTGGCAGGACGGCGGACCGATTGCGGTTGCGCGCCGCGCAGAGGCGGGCCTGGTGCTGGTCATCAACGGGTCGCCGTACGAACGCAACAAGGACGACGTCCGCCTCGAGCTGAACCGCACCCGCGCCGCGGAGGCGAACGCGACGCTCGCGTATCTCAACCTGGTCGGCGGCCAGGACGAGCTGGTCTTCGACGGCGACTCGATGATCGTGACGCCGGACGGAGAGCTGCTGCTTCGCGCCGTGCAGTTCGAACCGGACCTCGCGGTCGCGGACCTCGAGCTTCCGCCGGCTCGTTCCGATCTGGTAGGAGACATCGACGCGCTGGACGGCACGACGATGAGAGTCGAGCGAGTTGTCCTCGACTCCACAACAGATGTGGACCGGCCCTCCGTGATGTCCAGGGTCGCCGCACCGCTGGAGGACTGCGCGCAGGTGTGGTCGGCGCTCGTTGTGGGGACGCGTGACTACGTACGCAAGAACCGCTTCACCTCGGTCGTCATCGGGCTGTCGGGCGGAATCGACTCGGCCGTCGTGGCGACGATCGCGACCGACGCGCTCGGGCCGGGCGCCGTACACGTGGTCGGCATGCCGAGCCGCTACTCGTCATCCGGAAGCGTGCACGACGCCGCGGAGCTGGCCCGGCGCCAGAACCTGTCGTGGCAGGTCATCCCGATCGAGACGATGGTCGACGCCGCCGACAAGACGTTCGGCCAGACCGACGTCAGCGCGTTGCACGGCCTTGCCGAGGAGAACCTGCAGGCGCGGTTGCGCGGGCTCACGCTGATGGCGCTGTCCAACGAGTGCGGCCATCTGGTGCTGACCACCGGCAACAAGAGCGAGCTGGCGACCGGCTTCTCGACTCTCTATGGCGACAGCGCCGGCGGGTTCGCGCCCATCAAGGACGTCCCGAAGACGCTGGTCTGGGAGCTCGCGCGCTGGCGAAACGCGCAGGCGCTGAGCAACGGCATGATCGAGCCGATCCCCGCCGAGATCATCGACAAGCCACCGTCCGCAGAGCTCGCGCCCGGTCAGCTCGACTCGGACCGGCTGCCGGACTACCCGGTGCTCGACGCAGTGCTCGACGACTACGTCGAGCGCGACCTCGGCCGCGACGAGCTGGTCGCGGCGGGTCACGATCCCGCCGTCGTCGACCGGGTGATCCGCCTGGTCGACGCGGCCGAGTACAAGCGCCGGCAGTACCCGCCCGGCCCGAAGATCACTCCCAAGAACTTCGGCCGCGACCGTCGGCTGCCGATCACGAACGCCTGGCGTGAACCGGCGGAGTGA
- the glnA gene encoding type I glutamate--ammonia ligase, producing MDRQQEFVLRTIEEREIRFVRLWFTDVLGFLKSVAIAPAELEGAFAEGIGFDGSAVEGFARVHESDMLARPDPSTFQVLPWRDEHLGTARMFCDILMPDGSPSYVDPRHVLRRSMQRAAELGFTFYVHPEVEFFLLRGRPTPEDILPAPIDSGGYFDQTPHDLGHDFRRDAITMLERMGISVEFSHHEVAPGQQEIDLRYADALSTADNLMTMRLVVKEVALEQGVYASFMPKPFAEQPGSAMHTHLSLFEGDRNAFHDGSDPLSLSKVGRAFVAGLLMHAPEYTAVTNQWVNSYKRLWGGGEAPAYVCWGRNNRSALIRIPMYKPQKGNSTRIEIRSPDSACNPYLTYAVLLAAGLKGIEEGYELPDGAEDDVWALTDAERRAMGIPPLPGSLADAIAAMERSELMAETLGEGVFDWFLRNKRTEWDDYRAQVTPFELTRYLPVL from the coding sequence ATGGATCGCCAGCAGGAGTTCGTGCTGCGCACCATCGAGGAGCGGGAGATCCGCTTCGTGCGGTTGTGGTTCACCGACGTCCTCGGTTTCCTGAAATCGGTCGCGATCGCACCGGCTGAGCTCGAAGGCGCATTCGCCGAGGGCATCGGGTTCGACGGCTCTGCGGTCGAGGGGTTCGCCCGCGTGCACGAGTCGGACATGCTGGCCCGCCCCGACCCGTCGACGTTCCAGGTGCTGCCCTGGCGCGACGAGCACCTCGGCACTGCCCGGATGTTCTGCGACATCCTGATGCCGGACGGCTCCCCGTCGTACGTCGACCCGCGGCACGTGCTCCGGCGGTCGATGCAACGCGCCGCGGAGCTCGGGTTCACCTTCTACGTGCATCCCGAGGTCGAGTTCTTCCTGCTCCGCGGGCGCCCGACGCCGGAGGACATCCTGCCGGCGCCGATCGACTCCGGCGGCTACTTCGACCAGACCCCGCACGACCTCGGGCACGACTTCCGTCGCGACGCGATCACGATGCTCGAGCGGATGGGCATCAGCGTCGAGTTCAGCCATCACGAGGTGGCGCCCGGTCAGCAGGAGATCGACCTGCGCTACGCCGATGCGCTGAGCACCGCCGACAACCTGATGACGATGCGCCTGGTGGTCAAGGAGGTCGCGCTCGAGCAAGGGGTGTACGCCTCGTTCATGCCGAAACCGTTCGCGGAGCAGCCCGGGTCCGCGATGCACACTCACCTGTCGCTGTTCGAAGGCGACCGCAACGCGTTCCACGACGGCAGCGACCCGCTGTCGCTGTCGAAGGTCGGGCGGGCCTTCGTCGCGGGCCTCCTGATGCACGCGCCGGAGTACACCGCGGTCACCAACCAGTGGGTCAACTCCTACAAGCGGCTGTGGGGCGGCGGCGAAGCGCCGGCGTACGTCTGTTGGGGTCGCAACAACCGCTCGGCGCTGATCCGGATCCCGATGTACAAGCCCCAGAAGGGCAACTCGACCCGGATCGAGATCCGTTCGCCGGACTCCGCCTGCAACCCCTACCTCACCTATGCCGTCCTGCTGGCGGCCGGGCTGAAGGGGATCGAGGAAGGCTACGAGCTTCCGGACGGAGCCGAGGACGACGTGTGGGCGTTGACCGACGCCGAGCGCCGGGCGATGGGGATCCCGCCGCTGCCGGGCTCGCTCGCGGACGCGATCGCCGCGATGGAACGCTCCGAGCTGATGGCCGAGACCCTCGGCGAGGGCGTCTTCGACTGGTTCCTCCGCAACAAGCGCACCGAGTGGGACGACTACCGCGCGCAGGTCACGCCGTTCGAGCTCACTCGTTACCTACCCGTCTTGTAG
- a CDS encoding type 1 glutamine amidotransferase: MARVHVVQHGPSDGLGLLADWLPAFGVDVHPTHPYLGNRVPPSVEGDALIVLGGAMGAYDDDVAPWLPSVRELLASAVDDGVPTIGICLGAQLLAVAVGGTVEHGRNGPEIGLGEVVVPSGDELLDAGIMPVLQWHHDAVSALPDGVEVVAYNDRYPVQAFRVGEVAWGLQFHIEATAEIFRSWAVEEGEDLSIADPVAFAADRLAEVGEKIARRFAAIITG, from the coding sequence ATGGCACGCGTTCACGTCGTCCAGCACGGACCGAGTGACGGGCTCGGCCTGCTTGCCGACTGGCTGCCCGCGTTCGGTGTCGACGTCCATCCCACGCACCCCTACCTCGGCAACCGCGTGCCCCCTTCGGTCGAAGGCGACGCGCTGATCGTCCTCGGTGGGGCAATGGGTGCGTACGACGATGACGTCGCGCCATGGCTGCCGTCGGTCCGGGAGCTGCTCGCGAGTGCGGTCGACGACGGTGTGCCGACGATCGGGATCTGTCTCGGCGCCCAGCTGCTTGCGGTCGCGGTCGGTGGCACGGTCGAGCACGGCAGGAACGGCCCTGAGATCGGGCTCGGCGAGGTGGTCGTCCCCAGCGGTGACGAGTTGCTCGATGCCGGCATCATGCCGGTCCTGCAGTGGCACCACGACGCGGTCAGCGCACTACCGGACGGCGTCGAGGTGGTCGCGTACAACGACCGCTACCCGGTGCAGGCCTTCCGCGTCGGCGAGGTGGCGTGGGGGTTGCAGTTCCACATCGAGGCGACCGCGGAGATCTTCCGGTCCTGGGCGGTCGAAGAGGGCGAGGATCTCTCGATCGCCGACCCGGTGGCGTTCGCCGCCGACCGGCTCGCCGAGGTGGGCGAGAAGATCGCGCGGCGCTTCGCCGCCATCATCACCGGCTGA
- a CDS encoding bifunctional [glutamine synthetase] adenylyltransferase/[glutamine synthetase]-adenylyl-L-tyrosine phosphorylase translates to MTVPERAEALEVRLARAGFVDAARAQDNLVVLGLVDHATVADLIAALGAVADPDLALATLARLVEALAPGERAGFLAAVDSRAGLRSRLFAVLGASRALGEHLVRHPADWMVLADDAMAATRPTTFGLRQGLNEAIAGHRGRDGYDALRLAYRQRLLGLAARDLAGPLEVDDVAAELADLAEATLAAALRLALVETGAGDEVRLAVIGMGKCGGRELNYVSDVDVVFVAEPADQQAASVAAALMRACSEVTAEGAIWPVDAGLRPEGRAGPLVRTLASHQSYYERWAKTWEFQALLKARPVAGDPELGRAYVDLVSPMVWAAAGRPGFVADVQAMRRRVVDTLPPDDVEREVKLGPGGLRDVEFAVQLLQLVHGRTDPALRSSSTLVALAALSAGGYVGREDAARLAAAYRFLRSVEHRLQLQHLRRTHLLPTSPAALRWLARAMGFRDAEEWQREYDGHVREVRRLHEKLFYRPLLDAVARLPVQDSSLSEAAARERLEALGFNDPAAALRHLEALTAGVSRSAAILRTLLPAMLGWFAEAADPDAGLLSFRQVSDALGTTHWYLRVLRDEGATAQRLARLLATSRYVADLLARAPEAVALLADDGELRPRAPVALGGELLAVARRSDDWEGAVSAVRALRRRELLRIASGDLLGLLEVGEVGRALSDVASSTLAAALETAQRKVAAERGELPARLAVIGMGRLGGFEQGYGSDADVLFVFEPLGDDEQAATSAAHEVAQELRRLLAMPAPDPPLLVDADLRPEGRQGPLVRSLDSYAEYYRRWSVPWESQALLRAIPIAGDPALGDRFVEVIDRYRYPDGGVDPSAVREIRRIKARIEAERLPRGVDPAMHIKLGRGGLADVEWTVQLIQLQHAHAVPSLRTTTTLEALSAARTAGVLDEDDERALRAAWLTATRVRNAIVLAQGRPSDVLPSDARTLASVARAMGYRAGHTGDLREDYQRATRRARRVHERVFAS, encoded by the coding sequence GTGACGGTGCCCGAGCGAGCCGAGGCGCTGGAGGTTCGTCTCGCCCGGGCCGGGTTCGTCGACGCCGCGCGGGCGCAGGACAACCTGGTCGTGCTCGGGCTTGTCGACCACGCGACGGTCGCCGACCTGATTGCCGCGTTAGGTGCGGTTGCCGATCCTGACCTAGCCCTCGCCACCCTTGCCCGGCTGGTGGAGGCGCTGGCCCCGGGCGAGCGGGCCGGCTTCCTGGCGGCGGTCGACAGTCGCGCCGGCCTGCGCAGCCGGCTGTTCGCCGTACTCGGAGCGAGTCGGGCACTGGGCGAGCACCTCGTGCGCCACCCCGCCGACTGGATGGTGCTCGCCGATGACGCCATGGCGGCCACGCGACCGACGACGTTCGGGCTCCGGCAGGGTCTGAACGAGGCGATCGCGGGGCATCGCGGGCGCGACGGCTACGACGCGCTGCGGCTGGCCTACCGGCAGCGGTTGCTCGGGCTGGCCGCCCGCGATCTTGCCGGCCCGCTCGAGGTCGACGACGTCGCGGCCGAGCTCGCCGATCTCGCCGAGGCCACGCTCGCAGCTGCACTCCGGCTGGCCCTGGTCGAGACCGGCGCCGGCGATGAGGTTCGGTTGGCGGTTATCGGCATGGGCAAGTGCGGAGGGCGCGAGCTCAACTACGTGAGCGACGTCGACGTGGTCTTCGTCGCCGAACCTGCCGACCAGCAGGCCGCATCCGTCGCCGCGGCACTGATGCGCGCCTGTTCGGAGGTCACTGCCGAGGGGGCGATCTGGCCGGTCGATGCCGGCCTGCGGCCCGAGGGCCGGGCCGGGCCGCTCGTGCGCACGCTCGCGAGCCACCAGAGCTACTACGAGCGCTGGGCGAAGACCTGGGAGTTCCAGGCGCTGCTGAAGGCCCGCCCGGTCGCCGGCGATCCGGAGCTGGGTCGCGCCTACGTCGATCTCGTCTCGCCCATGGTGTGGGCGGCCGCCGGGCGGCCCGGCTTCGTCGCCGACGTCCAGGCGATGCGCCGCCGGGTGGTCGACACGCTGCCGCCGGACGACGTCGAGCGTGAGGTGAAGCTCGGCCCGGGCGGGCTGCGTGACGTGGAGTTCGCCGTGCAGCTGTTGCAACTGGTTCATGGCCGGACCGATCCTGCGCTGCGCAGCTCGTCGACGCTGGTCGCGCTCGCCGCCCTGTCGGCAGGGGGCTACGTCGGTCGCGAGGACGCGGCGCGGCTTGCCGCGGCGTACCGGTTCCTTCGCAGCGTCGAGCACCGCCTGCAGCTGCAGCACTTGCGTCGGACCCATCTGCTGCCCACCAGTCCCGCGGCGCTGCGCTGGTTGGCGCGGGCCATGGGTTTCCGGGACGCGGAGGAGTGGCAGCGGGAGTACGACGGCCACGTGCGCGAGGTCCGGCGCCTGCACGAGAAGCTGTTCTACCGGCCCCTGCTCGACGCGGTCGCGCGGCTGCCGGTGCAGGACTCGAGCCTGTCCGAGGCGGCCGCGCGGGAGCGGCTCGAGGCCCTCGGCTTCAACGACCCGGCGGCCGCGTTGCGCCATCTCGAGGCGCTCACTGCCGGTGTGAGCCGCAGCGCAGCGATCCTTCGCACGCTGCTCCCAGCGATGCTCGGCTGGTTTGCAGAGGCGGCCGACCCCGACGCCGGGTTGCTGTCGTTCCGCCAGGTGAGTGACGCGCTTGGCACGACGCACTGGTACCTGCGGGTGCTTCGCGACGAAGGCGCGACTGCGCAACGGCTGGCCCGGCTGCTCGCGACGAGTCGCTACGTCGCCGACCTGCTGGCTCGGGCACCTGAGGCGGTCGCGTTGCTCGCGGACGACGGCGAACTCCGCCCGCGCGCACCTGTGGCGCTCGGCGGCGAGCTGCTCGCGGTCGCGCGGCGAAGCGATGACTGGGAAGGCGCGGTGTCGGCGGTGCGGGCGTTGCGGAGGCGCGAGCTGTTGCGGATCGCGAGCGGCGACCTGCTCGGCCTGCTCGAGGTCGGCGAGGTCGGCCGCGCCCTTTCCGACGTCGCATCGAGCACCCTCGCTGCTGCGCTGGAGACCGCTCAACGCAAGGTAGCCGCCGAGCGAGGCGAGCTACCCGCGCGGCTCGCGGTCATCGGCATGGGCCGGCTCGGGGGTTTCGAGCAGGGCTACGGCAGCGACGCCGACGTGTTGTTCGTCTTCGAGCCGTTGGGCGACGACGAGCAGGCGGCGACATCGGCCGCGCACGAGGTTGCCCAGGAGCTGCGGCGGCTGCTCGCGATGCCGGCACCGGATCCGCCGCTGCTCGTCGACGCCGACCTTCGGCCGGAAGGCCGCCAAGGCCCACTCGTCCGCAGCCTCGACTCCTACGCCGAGTACTACCGGCGCTGGTCGGTGCCGTGGGAGAGCCAGGCGCTGCTGCGCGCCATACCCATCGCCGGCGACCCAGCGCTCGGTGACCGTTTCGTCGAGGTCATCGACCGGTATCGCTATCCGGATGGAGGCGTCGATCCTTCTGCCGTGCGCGAGATCCGCCGGATCAAGGCGCGGATCGAGGCTGAACGGCTGCCGCGCGGGGTAGACCCGGCCATGCACATCAAGCTCGGCCGTGGTGGGCTGGCAGACGTGGAGTGGACCGTGCAGCTGATCCAGCTTCAGCACGCGCACGCCGTTCCGTCACTGCGTACGACGACCACGTTGGAGGCGTTGTCGGCCGCGCGCACCGCCGGCGTGCTCGACGAGGACGATGAACGCGCGCTGCGCGCGGCCTGGCTGACCGCCACCCGGGTGCGCAATGCGATCGTGCTCGCGCAGGGCCGACCGTCCGACGTCCTGCCGTCGGATGCTCGCACGCTCGCCTCGGTCGCGCGGGCGATGGGTTATCGGGCCGGTCACACCGGCGACCTGCGCGAGGACTACCAGCGGGCGACCCGCCGGGCCCGCCGCGTGCACGAGCGGGTGTTCGCCTCGTGA
- a CDS encoding phosphatase PAP2 family protein, whose protein sequence is MAEDRARHTLILVRDRFRAVRPPRWWQEIAFIAIVYYLYSLVRNAVPSHEAGAFNRSRTLLSIEGHLHINIEQSLNHFVAGHDWLAYICNYYYSTLHFIVTIAVLVWLYLKHPLRYRAIRSVLIITNLVALIGFWSIAVAPPRLLAGYVDTVVKLHTWGSLASPGLAKESNQFAAMPSLHIGWSLWCAFAIVALARRPWVRVLGALYPLATFFVIIGTANHFVLDAVGGAVTLGVSIGIQRLISGRPTYRDGAIVLPDGQPAQELISV, encoded by the coding sequence GTGGCCGAGGACCGGGCACGCCACACCCTGATTCTGGTCCGCGACCGCTTCCGCGCCGTCCGCCCGCCGCGTTGGTGGCAGGAGATCGCGTTCATCGCGATCGTCTATTACCTGTACTCACTCGTTCGCAACGCCGTGCCGAGCCACGAAGCCGGAGCGTTCAACCGATCCCGCACGCTGCTCTCGATCGAGGGCCATCTGCACATCAACATCGAGCAGTCGCTGAACCACTTCGTGGCCGGTCACGACTGGCTGGCCTATATCTGCAACTACTACTACTCGACGTTGCACTTCATCGTCACGATCGCGGTTCTCGTCTGGCTCTACCTCAAGCACCCGTTGCGCTACCGGGCCATCCGATCGGTCCTCATCATCACGAACCTCGTGGCACTGATCGGCTTCTGGTCGATCGCGGTCGCGCCTCCGCGGCTGCTGGCGGGGTACGTCGACACCGTCGTGAAGCTGCACACCTGGGGCTCACTCGCCTCACCGGGGCTCGCGAAGGAGTCCAACCAGTTCGCCGCGATGCCGTCGCTGCACATCGGATGGTCGCTGTGGTGCGCCTTCGCGATCGTCGCACTCGCCCGCCGACCGTGGGTGCGCGTGCTCGGCGCGCTCTACCCGCTCGCCACGTTCTTCGTCATCATCGGGACCGCGAACCACTTCGTGCTCGACGCGGTCGGCGGCGCGGTGACGCTGGGAGTCTCGATCGGCATCCAGCGGCTGATCTCAGGCCGCCCCACCTACCGGGACGGCGCGATCGTCCTTCCCGACGGGCAGCCAGCTCAGGAGCTGATCAGCGTCTGA
- a CDS encoding serpin family protein, translated as MVMVGRRRARPVMVAAGLAAAIVAATGVAGCASSSGGSHRSASVPPAAGMVQVGRLEPLHHGSVTAAEVAADQTAFGFALFDRLCAASPKNNVTLSPASAALALGMLDAGAGGATQAAVGRLLHLPAWSPALVAALHDQGEALGAVPQVTVANHVFEQPGLTPAQHVLDDLRTAFNAGLRPIDFSQEPQATNAINAVISQDTHGMIPALFGEPLPGSTQTVLANAVVLDAKWRQPFPSAAKGTFHAASGSPVQAQMMSNPDGSFASRAVDGWTSAVLPYVGNLQAVAILPPAGVPACATPSLQQLSALTGGSAEPAAVVLPKLDLAQTLPLTQTLSAMGLPLSGDYSGLGAGDSAISQVVQKVVMKVDQSGTKAAAATGIAIASSARVGGSTLTFDRPFFLLLEDTATHTPLFLTRVADPTQQ; from the coding sequence ATGGTGATGGTGGGTCGGCGCCGAGCGCGACCGGTCATGGTGGCAGCCGGGCTCGCCGCGGCGATCGTGGCCGCCACCGGCGTCGCGGGCTGTGCGTCGAGCTCGGGCGGGTCGCACCGCAGCGCGTCGGTGCCGCCTGCGGCAGGCATGGTCCAGGTCGGCCGGCTCGAACCACTGCACCACGGTTCGGTCACGGCGGCTGAGGTTGCGGCGGACCAGACCGCCTTCGGCTTTGCACTGTTCGACCGGCTGTGCGCCGCGTCTCCCAAGAACAACGTGACGCTGTCACCGGCGAGCGCGGCCCTGGCGCTGGGGATGCTCGACGCGGGCGCCGGCGGCGCCACCCAGGCAGCGGTCGGTCGGCTGCTGCACTTGCCGGCGTGGAGCCCCGCGCTGGTCGCGGCTCTGCACGACCAGGGCGAGGCCCTCGGCGCCGTCCCTCAGGTGACGGTGGCCAACCACGTGTTCGAACAACCCGGGCTCACCCCGGCCCAGCACGTGCTCGACGATCTGCGTACCGCGTTCAACGCGGGGCTGCGGCCGATCGACTTCTCGCAGGAGCCGCAGGCCACCAACGCGATCAACGCGGTCATCAGCCAGGACACCCACGGGATGATCCCGGCTTTGTTCGGTGAGCCGCTCCCGGGCTCCACCCAGACCGTGCTCGCGAACGCCGTCGTGCTCGACGCGAAGTGGCGGCAGCCGTTCCCGAGTGCGGCGAAGGGCACCTTTCACGCGGCGTCGGGTTCGCCGGTGCAGGCGCAGATGATGAGCAACCCGGACGGGTCGTTCGCGAGCCGCGCGGTCGACGGGTGGACCTCCGCGGTGCTTCCGTACGTCGGCAACCTGCAGGCTGTGGCGATCCTGCCGCCCGCGGGCGTCCCGGCCTGCGCGACGCCCAGCCTCCAGCAGCTGTCCGCCCTCACCGGTGGAAGCGCCGAGCCGGCCGCGGTGGTGCTGCCGAAGCTCGACCTGGCGCAGACCCTGCCGCTGACGCAGACCCTGTCGGCGATGGGCCTGCCGCTCAGCGGCGACTACTCCGGGCTCGGCGCGGGAGACAGCGCGATCTCGCAGGTCGTGCAGAAGGTGGTCATGAAGGTGGACCAGAGCGGCACGAAAGCCGCCGCGGCGACCGGGATCGCGATTGCCTCCTCGGCGCGCGTCGGAGGCTCCACTCTGACCTTCGACCGGCCGTTCTTCCTGCTGCTCGAGGACACGGCGACCCACACGCCGCTGTTCCTCACCCGCGTGGCCGACCCGACCCAGCAGTAA